From the Cryptomeria japonica chromosome 2, Sugi_1.0, whole genome shotgun sequence genome, one window contains:
- the LOC131048516 gene encoding uncharacterized protein LOC131048516, with amino-acid sequence MGNYMSCVSSQTVKVILQNGSVQEFKRSVKAAELMLENSQQFVSHASCVKAGKRAAALVADEELQMGQLYLMLPMHKLNSALTASDVASLLLFQKNSSFKNSGTRRNPKGHSRILPVLTYMCPLPVVERKQGKQAVAGSKRGNGKEDDICVKTVVEVEDVPTIRRLSVCRSWKPALETITEVSIVGNSW; translated from the coding sequence ATGGGCAATTATATGTCCTGCGTTTCTTCACAGACTGTGAAAGTTATATTACAGAATGGCAGTGTTCAGGAATTCAAAAGGTCTGTAAAAGCTGCAGAACTCATGCTGGAGAATTCTCAGCAATTTGTCAGCCATGCCAGCTGTGTAAAGGCCGGAAAGCGGGCTGCTGCGCTGGTAGCTGATGAGGAGCTCCAGATGGGCCAGCTGTACTTGATGCTTCCCATGCATAAGCTCAACTCTGCTCTCACCGCATCTGACGTGgcatctcttcttctcttccagAAAAATAGTAGTTTTAAGAATTCTGGGACCAGACGGAACCCTAAAGGGCATTCCAGAATTCTTCCCGTTTTGACTTACATGTGCCCGCTTCCTGTTGTTGAGCGAAAACAGGGGAAGCAGGCGGTCGCGGGTTCGAAACGCGGGAACGGGAAAGAGGATGATATCTGTGTGAAAAcagtggtggaggtggaggatgtTCCTACGATTCGTAGACTGAGTGTCTGCAGATCTTGGAAGCCCGCGTTGGAGACGATTACAGAAGTTTCTATTGTAGGAAATTCATGGTAG